AGGACGACTGGCACGACCTCTATGTGAGCCGCGTGAACCACCTCATCGACCGGATCCATTCGTACCGCGGGGAGGACCGGTCCTACTGGCTGTCGCTCTGGTCCGACCACAGGACATTCGGCGGCGTGCGCGTCGCGACGCGCCGCGAGACGCATGCCTCGGACGTGGCCGCCACGATCGGACCGCTCGAGGCGGTGGTGGAGTACTCGGACGTCCGCTTCGACGCCCCGTTCGGGGACGAGGTCTGGGCCGGCATGCCGGAGGAATCCGAGGCGCCGTCGATCCCGGCGGTCCCCGCCACCGCCGGCCGCCTCGCCCCGCCGGACCCGTCCGCCCCCCCGCGAAACGACGCGCAGTGAGTTGCGGGCCTCCTCCGACCGGAGTATCTTCTCCGGTACACGAGAAAGGAGGTGGTCCAGCAGATGAGTTATCACAGTAGAAGCGAGGTGTTCGACCGGACCCGTGAGGTGGCGGCAACTTAGGCGGACCCACGGTCATCGGGCCGCTCGGTATCTCCGCCTGAGGAATACCGGCCGGCCACCGAACCCGGAAGTCCCGGCGCAGGTCCAGCCGGGGCGGCGCGCTGCGCCGCAGACGCTTCCGGGTTTTCTCTTTCTCTGGTAGACTCGGCGCTTCAGCCGCACCATCTGCACCAGGCCGAGGCAGTCCCGGTGTCCCCCCGCCGGACCGGCCTGCATGGGACAGAACCCCCCAACGACGGGTGGTCCCGGTACCGGGCGGCGGGGAGGTACGCAGGATGTCCAGCACCTACGACGCGATCGTCAACCGCTACATCGAACGGACGAGGAAATCCCGCGAGCTGCACGGCGAGGCGAAGCGCCTCCTGCCTCGCGGCGTGTCCTCCAACTTCAGGGTGGTCGACCCGAACCCGATCTTCATCGAGACGGCGGTCGGTGCCGTGATCACGGACGCCGACGGCAACCGGTACACCGATTTCTCCAACGCGTTCGGTGCGCTGCTCGTCGGCCACGCCCACCCCAAAGTCGTCCAGGCGATCGAGTCGCAGGCGAAGCGCGGCACCCTGCACGCCATGCCGCACCGTCTGGAGATGTCCGTCGCGAAGGAGCTGAAGGAGCGCTTCGGCCAGGAGCAGTGGCGTTTCGCGAACTCCGGGACCGAGGCGACCATGCACGCCATCCGGCTGGCGCGCGGCTACACGGGGCGGTCCAAGGTGATCAAGTTCGAGGGGGGATACCACGGGGCGCACGACACAGTCCTCGTCTCCAACAAGCCACCGCTGCGTCTGGCCGGCCTTCGATCCCGCCCGCGCGTGGTCAGCTGGAGCGAGGGGATCCCGGAGGAGTCCTACGCCCACACGCTGGTCGCCTCCTTCAACGACCTGAAGGGGGTGCGCGCCCTGTTCGAAGAGCACCTGAACGAGGTCGCCTGTCTCATCCTCGAGCCGATCATGATGAACATGGGAGTGACCGAGCCGCTGCCGGACTTCCTGCCCGGTCTGCGCGCGCTGTGCAGCGAGTTCGGCGCCCTGCTCATCTTCGACGAGGTGAAGACCGGCGTGAAGATCGCGCGCGGCGGCGCCACCGAGTATTTCAAGGTCAGACCGGACATCACCGTCCTGGCGAAGGCGATCGGCGGGGGGATGCCTCTGGCCGCGTTCGGCGCCTCGGCGGAGATCATGGAGGAGCTGAACTCGCTCCGCGTCATTCATGTCGGCACCTATGCCAGCAATCCGGTCACCCTCGCGGCGGCCGAGGTGACGCTCAAGGAGATCCTCACCGACGAGGCGTACCGCCGGGTGTTCTCCCTCAACAAGAGACTGGTCGACGGGTACAGCCAGATCATCCGCGACCACGGCATGCCCTGCTACGCCAACGGAGTCGGCTGCATGGGGACGATCAACTTCAGGAAGGACGTCATCAAGGACTACCGCGACTGGGCCTCCGTCGACAAGCTCGCCTCGCAGGCCTGGTACCTGGCGATGCTGAACGAAGGGATCATCCCTCAGCCGCCCGGCCCCGACGAACAGTGGACGATCACGGTGCAGCACACCGAGGCCGACGTCGAAACGCACCTCAAGGCCTTCGCGAAGGTCGCACCCCTCCTGAAATCCCTCTGAGGACCGCTCCGGGCGGTGACCAGTCGATGAGCCGGGCGCGGGAGCTTCTCGCCTATTTCGAGGCACGCGGGGACCGGACCCTCGATCTGCTCGGGCGACTGGTCGCCATCGACTCGCCGACATCGGACAAGGGGGGGGTCGACCGGGTCGCGGCGCTCCTCGCCGCGGAGCTTCGGGAGGCGGGCGCGAGCGTCGACATCCTCCGTCAGGAGAGGGCCGGCGATGTCCTGAGGGCGGCGTTCGGCTCCCAAGGCGGGCGCCCCGCGATGCTCCTGGGTCACCTCGACACCGTCTGGCCGGACGGGGAGGCGGCCCGTCGCCCGTTCCGCGTCGAGGGCTCCTGGGCCTTCGGGCCGGGTGTCTTCGACATGAAGGTTGGGCTGGTGCTCTGCGTTCTCCTGGCGCGGGCGGCCAGGGAGAACGTCCTCAGGCCCTGCCTGCCGGTCGTCTGTCTCTTCAGCGGCGACGAGGAGACCGGGAGCCCGGCGTCGCGCGCGCACATCGAGGCGGAGGCTCGCGGCTCGCGCTACGTCCTGGGACTCGAGCCGAGCAATCCGGACGGCGGGGCGAAGACGGAGCGGAAGGGAGTCGGTCGGGTCGTCGTCGAGGTGCAGGGGGTCGCGGCCCACGCCGGCATCGACCCGGAGAAGGGGGTCAACGCCATCGAGGAATTGGCGGCGCAGGTTCTGGCGGTCAAGCTCCTGGAATCGGGGCCGGCCGGGACCACGCTGCACGCGGGACTCATCGGGGGGGGCGTGGCGAAGAACGTCATAGCACCCAAGGCGCGCGCCGAGTTCGACGTGCGCGTCCCGTCGCTTCCGGAGTGGAGACGCGTGGAGACGGCCGTCCTCAATCTGCGGACGCGCCACCCGAAGGCCCGCCTGCGCGTCGAGGCGGCCCTGACCCACCCCCCCATGGTCCGCACCGAGGCGATCGCCTCCCTGTACGGGAAGGCCCGGCGGGTGGCGGGGGAGCTTGGCTTCGACCTGCGGGAAGGATCGACCGGAGGGGGGAGCGACGGGTCGTACTGCGCCGCGCTCGGTGTTCCGATCCTCGACGGTCTCGGTGTCGAAGGGGAAGGGGCGCATGCCGTGAGCGAAAGGGTGCGCACCGACCGGATCGCATGGCGGGCCGCCTTCCTGGGCTCCCTGCTCGAGCAGGTCGAAGGCGCCTAGAAAAATTCAGCTCAACGCCTGCAGCGCCACCAGGACCAGGCCGACCGGAACGCCGACCATCAGTCCCGCAAGCACGAACGCGCCGAACGCCCTCCAGGCGGAGAAACGCTCTGCCTCCGCGATGCACTTCAGCGTGATCAGGAATCCCCAGATGCCGATCAGGTCGTGCGCCAGCTGCAGGAATCCGAAGAGAAGCGCCGCGGGCGGGTTCCCCTCGATGGTCGCGGGGAGGGACTGGAAGGTCTTCTCACCGAGGAGCGCGGCTCTCGGCAGCCAGAGCGCGAGGCCCCAGATCGCCGGCGCGTAGCTCCACGCCAGAGCCGCCATGACCGCGGACATGCGTCCCTGGCCCCCCAGCCAGCGGCCCGCCAGACCCACCAGGCTCGTCAACAGGAACAGGGCCAGGATGCCGCCGACGGCCCCGCCCGCAATGCAGACGACGAGGACGACCGACGCGGGATGTGTGTCACCGAAGCCGGAGGTGGACGCGAGCCTCAGAGCTCCGGCCACACCACCCAGGGCGGCGAGCCGGTACACCGAGCGGCGCGGGTCGGAGTCGAGGATCTGCCGGAGCGTGGCGCGCGGGCGGGTCCAGATCGAGATCCAGGGGACCAGCGGCTCGGCCGGAGCGGCCGAACCGGCCTGAGTGCCGGAGGAGGAGGTGACGACCGGTGGCGGTTCGAGGAGCGGGGGTGGCGTCGCTCCGTGCGCGCCCGGAGCAGAGGTCATCTCGCTCATCGAACTCCCCCTCGGAGCAACCCCTCCGCCCGCGGGCTCGGAGCGCCGGCGCCATCGGACGCCGGCCGCCCGTCGGGCGGAGGAGCGGACTCCGTCACTCGCGGCTTCTGTCCTGGCGCCCGAGCCTGCGCGGACTCGGGCGGCCGCGGAGACGGGTGATCCGCGCGACGAGGTTTACTTGAGGTGCTTGGAGACCAGCTTGGTCATCTCGAACATGCTGACCTGCTTCTTGCCGCCGAAGACCTTCTTGAGCGACTCATCCGCGTTGATCATGCGGCGGTTCTTGCTGTCCTGGAGCTTGTTCTTCTTGATGTAGTCCCACAGCTTCTTGGTCACCTGCGTGCGCGGCAACGCCTTCGACCCGATGACCTCGGCGAGCGCGTCGCTCGGCATCAGCGGCTTCATGAAAGCGGCGCTCGGCTTTCGACCTTTCTTGGCTGCCATCTGCTCCTCCAGCTAGAGTGTTGGAATCGGACCGGACCGGCAAAACCGCCGAAACTCTACCACGGGTGAGGCCCGCCCGTTGCTGCGACGTCAAGAAGGCCCCGGGAGGGACGAGGCCGGGGATCGAGCGGGCGGTCACCGGTTCAGGAGCGACCAGGCCATCCCGACCAGTGCGCCGGCAGGGACGAGATACTGAATCGGCAGCCTGAACCGCACGATCGCGGCGAGCGATGCGAGCGCCAGGACCAGGGCGAACACGTCGAGGCCGCGGCCCGCGGGGAGCAGCACATGCGCGCCGAAGAACGTCGCGAGGTTCAGGATCACGCCGACGACGGCCGACGTCACTCCCACCAGGGCGGCCTGCAGCCTGCGATTCCCGGCGAGCGCCTCCACGTACGGCGCCCCGACGAAAATGAACATGAAGCAGAAGAGGAAGGTGACGTAGGTCGTGATCAGCGCGCCGAGCACGCCGCTGGCGAGCGGGCTGAGACCGTGCGCCTGGTTCCAGGCGCCGATGAAGCCGACGTACTGGGTGACCATGATGAGCGGTCCGGGGGTCGATTCGGCGAGGGCCAGACCCTGGATCATCTGGTCGGCGGTCAGCCAGCCGTACACGTTCACCGCCACGTGCGCGATGTAGCTGAGGACGGCGTACGCGCCGCCGAAGGTGATGAGCGCGGCCCGGGTGAAGAACAGGGCCTCCTTCACGAGGACGTCTCCGCCTCCCCGCCACAGGCGGAGGAGGCCCACGGGCAGCGCCCACAGCGCGGCGAACAGGAGAACGATCCGCGCGGCGCGTCCGGCCGGCGGGTAGGACGATCCGGTCGGGGCGGACCGGGCTCCCGGCACCGCTCGATTCGCGCCGGCGACGGGACGTTCCGCATCGGGCGTGCCTGCGCCGCGCGCGCGGACGGCCTCCGGAAGCGCGCGCTCGAGGAGGATGCCTGAGGCGGCGGCCGCCGCCACGATGAGCGGGAACGGCACGGCGAAGAAGGCGATCGCGATGAAGGCCGCCGCCGCGAAGAGGTACAGGGCCGGATGGCGCAGGGTCCTTCGGCCGATCCGCAGCACCGCCTCGGCCACGATGGCGATCACGACCGGCCGCACGCCGTAGAGCAGGCCCGCCACAGCCGGAACATCGGCGTGCGCCGCCACCAGCCAGCTCAGGACCAGCAGGACGAAAATCGAAGGCACCACGAAGAGCACGCCGGCGGCGATGCCGCCGGCCGTGCCGTGCAGGAGCCAGCCGATATACACGGCGAGCTGCTGGGCCTCCGGCCCGGGGAGGATCATGCAGAAGTTGAGGGCGCGCAGGAACTGCTCCTCCGGGATCCAGCGCCTGCGCTCGACGATCTCCCGGTGCATGATGGCGATCTGTCCGGCCGGTCCGCCGAAGTTGATGAACCCGAGCTTCACCCAGAAGCGCAGGGCCTCGCGGAAGCTCACCACTTCTTGAAGATGACGAAGACCGCCAGGATCATCAGGCCGAATCCTGCGAGGTAGTTCCACTTCAAGTCTTCCCGAAGATACAGGACCGAGAAGACGCAGAACACGGCCAGCGTGATGACCTCCTGGATCGTCTTGAGCTGGGTGGTCGTGAACCGGGCACTGCCGTAACGGTTCGCGGGTACTTGAAGACAGTACTCGAACGAGGCGATGAGCCAGCTGAAGAGGACCGCCTTCCACAGCGGCGAGGACTTGTACTTGAGGTGCCCGTACCAGGCGAAGGTCATGAAGATGTTGGAGAGCGTGAGAAGGACGATCGTCATCATCGTCCTGCATCCCCGGCCGCGCCCCCGCCGCGTTTCTCCCAGACCATCCCGAGCGTCTCGTACCCGTGCCCCGGGTGTCGCGCCGCCTTGCTCTCCTTCCCGATCGGCACGTCGTACCGGGGGTCGCCGAGGAGCGCGAGGGTGCAGTGGGCCAGGAGCTCCCCGTAGACCCGGTCATCGGCCTCTTCGGGGGTCATGTCGAGCGTGATGACCAGTCGGCCGCCGGGTTTCAGGACACGCTCGAACTCACGCATGCAGCCCTTCCAGGCGGCCCGTGGAATGTGCTCCATGACGCTCAGGCAGAACACCCTTTCGAAGCGCCGGTCTTCGAAATCGAGCCGGTCGGCCGGGCAGGCATGATAGCGGACGGGGCGCCGGCCGTCTTCGCCTGGAAGCCCCCACAGCGAGTGGATCCCGGCGGCGC
The DNA window shown above is from Candidatus Dormiibacterota bacterium and carries:
- a CDS encoding M20 family metallopeptidase, with protein sequence MSRARELLAYFEARGDRTLDLLGRLVAIDSPTSDKGGVDRVAALLAAELREAGASVDILRQERAGDVLRAAFGSQGGRPAMLLGHLDTVWPDGEAARRPFRVEGSWAFGPGVFDMKVGLVLCVLLARAARENVLRPCLPVVCLFSGDEETGSPASRAHIEAEARGSRYVLGLEPSNPDGGAKTERKGVGRVVVEVQGVAAHAGIDPEKGVNAIEELAAQVLAVKLLESGPAGTTLHAGLIGGGVAKNVIAPKARAEFDVRVPSLPEWRRVETAVLNLRTRHPKARLRVEAALTHPPMVRTEAIASLYGKARRVAGELGFDLREGSTGGGSDGSYCAALGVPILDGLGVEGEGAHAVSERVRTDRIAWRAAFLGSLLEQVEGA
- a CDS encoding YIP1 family protein; this encodes MSEMTSAPGAHGATPPPLLEPPPVVTSSSGTQAGSAAPAEPLVPWISIWTRPRATLRQILDSDPRRSVYRLAALGGVAGALRLASTSGFGDTHPASVVLVVCIAGGAVGGILALFLLTSLVGLAGRWLGGQGRMSAVMAALAWSYAPAIWGLALWLPRAALLGEKTFQSLPATIEGNPPAALLFGFLQLAHDLIGIWGFLITLKCIAEAERFSAWRAFGAFVLAGLMVGVPVGLVLVALQALS
- the chrA gene encoding chromate efflux transporter yields the protein MSFREALRFWVKLGFINFGGPAGQIAIMHREIVERRRWIPEEQFLRALNFCMILPGPEAQQLAVYIGWLLHGTAGGIAAGVLFVVPSIFVLLVLSWLVAAHADVPAVAGLLYGVRPVVIAIVAEAVLRIGRRTLRHPALYLFAAAAFIAIAFFAVPFPLIVAAAAASGILLERALPEAVRARGAGTPDAERPVAGANRAVPGARSAPTGSSYPPAGRAARIVLLFAALWALPVGLLRLWRGGGDVLVKEALFFTRAALITFGGAYAVLSYIAHVAVNVYGWLTADQMIQGLALAESTPGPLIMVTQYVGFIGAWNQAHGLSPLASGVLGALITTYVTFLFCFMFIFVGAPYVEALAGNRRLQAALVGVTSAVVGVILNLATFFGAHVLLPAGRGLDVFALVLALASLAAIVRFRLPIQYLVPAGALVGMAWSLLNR
- a CDS encoding SWIB/MDM2 domain-containing protein; its protein translation is MAAKKGRKPSAAFMKPLMPSDALAEVIGSKALPRTQVTKKLWDYIKKNKLQDSKNRRMINADESLKKVFGGKKQVSMFEMTKLVSKHLK
- a CDS encoding DMT family protein, whose translation is MMTIVLLTLSNIFMTFAWYGHLKYKSSPLWKAVLFSWLIASFEYCLQVPANRYGSARFTTTQLKTIQEVITLAVFCVFSVLYLREDLKWNYLAGFGLMILAVFVIFKKW
- a CDS encoding class I SAM-dependent methyltransferase, whose protein sequence is MQSRLLDMRDCRDGALAAIHRDMLELDLSQQPRWFRPLLTKSRALQAMTGYDHWSRAWEYPWAVLAADLGPRPLAVLDVGGGGSPFSLYLAARGHESHVADPSLDQGTSFVFDPKKSLYRNTRSLAKRLIFRAAGIHSLWGLPGEDGRRPVRYHACPADRLDFEDRRFERVFCLSVMEHIPRAAWKGCMREFERVLKPGGRLVITLDMTPEEADDRVYGELLAHCTLALLGDPRYDVPIGKESKAARHPGHGYETLGMVWEKRGGGAAGDAGR
- a CDS encoding aspartate aminotransferase family protein → MSSTYDAIVNRYIERTRKSRELHGEAKRLLPRGVSSNFRVVDPNPIFIETAVGAVITDADGNRYTDFSNAFGALLVGHAHPKVVQAIESQAKRGTLHAMPHRLEMSVAKELKERFGQEQWRFANSGTEATMHAIRLARGYTGRSKVIKFEGGYHGAHDTVLVSNKPPLRLAGLRSRPRVVSWSEGIPEESYAHTLVASFNDLKGVRALFEEHLNEVACLILEPIMMNMGVTEPLPDFLPGLRALCSEFGALLIFDEVKTGVKIARGGATEYFKVRPDITVLAKAIGGGMPLAAFGASAEIMEELNSLRVIHVGTYASNPVTLAAAEVTLKEILTDEAYRRVFSLNKRLVDGYSQIIRDHGMPCYANGVGCMGTINFRKDVIKDYRDWASVDKLASQAWYLAMLNEGIIPQPPGPDEQWTITVQHTEADVETHLKAFAKVAPLLKSL